One Malus sylvestris chromosome 14, drMalSylv7.2, whole genome shotgun sequence DNA segment encodes these proteins:
- the LOC126599138 gene encoding tubby-like F-box protein 7, giving the protein MSLRKAFRSRKFSKSFRELKLSDEDQARGGDRRVVRDSNCADSSSSPSSSSWSDMLPELLGEILRRVEASEDKWPHRKNVVACACVCKRWRDITKEIARSPSYSSKITFPSCLKQLIPDDGVPRLLLDIGSGLGFRTSFRTSISSSQSLLLRLNSISTLKSTRLLPAFFPSNPYGLDQVPWHKDHRWDRNRNFPQFLEFSSCFGSLPRDEWAVLCACAQ; this is encoded by the exons ATGTCGCTGCGGAAAGCCTTTCGCTCCCGGAAATTCTCCAAATCGTTCAGGGAATTGAAGCTCAGTGACGAGGATCAGGCCCGTGGGGGCGACCGCCGAGTCGTCCGTGACTCGAACTGTGCTGACTCATCTTCGTCGCCGTCGTCGTCTTCGTGGTCGGATATGCTCCCGGAGCTGCTCGGTGAGATCCTACGAAGAGTGGAGGCCAGCGAGGACAAGTGGCCTCACCGTAAAAACGTCGTCGCTTGTGCCTGTGTCTGCAAGCGGTGGAGGGATATCACCAAGGAGATCGCGCGGTCTCCTTCGTACAGTAGCAAAATTACCTTCCCTTCGTGCCTTAAACAGCTTATCCCCGACGATGGCGTCCCCAGACTGCTCCTCGACATTG GttctgggttagggtttagaacTTCGTTCAGGACTTCGATCTCGTCGTCTCAGTCTCTCCTTCTCCGTCTGAATTCGATCTCGACTCTGAAATCCACCAGGCTCCTCCCTGCCTTCTTTCCATCCAACCCATACGGCCTGGACCAGGTCCCATGGCACAAGGATCATCGCTGGGACAGGAACAGGAACTTTCCTCAGTTTTTGGAATTTTCTTCTTGCTTTGGATCTCTGCCGAGGGATGAGTGGGCTGTGCTATGTGCCTGTGCTCAGTAG
- the LOC126600649 gene encoding uncharacterized protein LOC126600649 has protein sequence MYASMEDEDFVPVEAKDFYKTYIKAGALSPEIVVNLEIQEEDSMSTSVTESTSKDVVLNDVYVAVGKDDTDVLKWTLDNSASLCSTRVFLVHFFPPISHIPTPGNGGDNAN, from the exons ATGTACGCCTCGATGGAAGACGAAGATTTTGTTCCAGTGGAAGCCAAGGATTTTTACAAGACTTACATTAAAGCAGGCGCATTGTCACCGGAGATTGTGGTGAATCTGGAGATACAGGAAGAGGATAGCATGAGTACTAGTGTCACAGAAAGTACTAGCAAAGATGTAGTCCTCaatgatgtttatgttgcagTTGGCAAAGATGACACAGATGTCCTGAAATGGACGCTTGACAATTCTGCTTCCCTTTGTAGTACTCGGGTTTTTCTTGTCCACTTCTTCCCTCCGATCAGCCACATCCCTACACCCG GTAACGGTGGAGACAATGCTAATTGA
- the LOC126599920 gene encoding DEAD-box ATP-dependent RNA helicase 30-like, which produces MYAYDNRHADVNSYRERRSDLMGPAPAAGGTAYGRGGGPAPYGGPSPPVAPYSARVGGPAQGPGDFNGYPPFQPPSERFNIGRGGGNGSFGGRASNGHVGGGRGRGGSVGRFGGGGRGFDGGRGGGRSFGGSRGGGAGFGGGRGVGGRGGRHGGSSRGDLDNIMLPKQDFGTLVPFEKNFYAESPSVRAMSEHDVMVYRTRREITVEGHDIPKPIQMFEDANFPDYCLEAIAKLGFVEPTPIQAQGWPMALKGRDLIGIAETGSGKTLSYLLPALVHISAQPRLAQGEGPIALVLAPTRELAVQIQEEALKFGLRSNIRSTCIYGGAPKGPQIRDLKRGVEIVIATPGRLIDMLEAQHTNLRRVTYLVLDEADRMLDMGFEPQIRKIVSQTRPDRQTLYWSATWPREVESLARQFLRNPYKVIIGSASLKANQSINQVVEVVTEVEKYNRLIKLLKEAMVGSRILIFVETKKGCDYVTKQLRMDGWPALSIHGDKNQTERDWVLAEFKSGRNPIMTATDVAARGLDVKDIKCVINYDFPSSLEDYVHRIGRTGRAGATGTALTFFTHANAKFARDLIKILQDAGQVVSPALAAMARSSGSFGGSGGNFRNRGRGGGFGNRGMISGSNTVPIGYKRPW; this is translated from the exons ATGTACGCCTACGACAACCGACACGCCGACGTCAACTCCTACCGTGAGCGCCGAAG TGACCTAATGGGTCCAGCGCCTGCGGCTGGTGGCACCGCTTATGGCCGTGGAGGTGGGCCCGCTCCGTATGGGGGCCCATCGCCTCCGGTTGCTCCGTATTCGGCAAGGGTGGGTGGACCGGCACAGGGTCCAGGAGACTTTAATGGGTACCCGCCGTTCCAGCCCCCTTCCGAGCGGTTCAATATCGGTCGAGGTGGTGGTAATGGGAGCTTTGGTGGAAGAGCGTCGAATGGACATGTTGGTGGTGGAAGGGGTCGTGGTGGTAGTGTTGGGAGATTTGGTGGCGGTGGCAGGGGTTTTGATGGAGGCCGTGGTGGCGGTAGGAGCTTCGGTGGTAGTCGTGGTGGAGGTGCGGGTTTCGGCGGTGGGCGTGGAGTTGGTGGAAGAGGAGGTAGGCATGGTGGCTCGTCAAGAGGAGACTTGGATAATATTATGCTTCCCAAGCAAGATTTTGGGACCTTGGTACCTTTTGAAAAGAATTTCTATGCTGAAAGTCCTTCAGTGAGGGCAATGTCAGAGCATGATGTTATGGTGTATCGTACTAGGCGGGAGATTACTGTTGAAGGGCATGACATCCCAAAGCCGATTCAGATGTTTGAGGATGCGAATTTCCCTG ATTACTGCCTCGAGGCGATTGCAAAATTGGGTTTTGTTGAACCAACACCAATTCAGGCTCAAGGATGGCCAATGGCATTAAAGGGTAGAGATTTAATTGGCATCGCTGAGACTGGTTCTGGTAAGACTTTGTCGTATCTGCTGCCTGCTTTGGTACACATTAGTGCGCAGCCTCGGTTAG CTCAGGGAGAAGGTCCTATTGCATTAGTATTAGCACCTACTCGAGAATTGGCAGttcaaattcaagaagaagctTTAAAATTTGGCTTACGTTCCAATATTAGGAGTACTTGCATTTATGGCGGTGCTCCAAAAGGACCCCAAATACGCGACCTTAAAAGAG GGGTTGAGATTGTTATAGCTACGCCTGGCCGACTGATAGATATGTTGGAAGCTCAGCATACAAATTTGCGAAGAGTCACTTATCTAGTTTTAGATGAGGCTGATAGGATGTTGGACATGGGATTTGAGCCACAGATAAGGAAAATTGTTTCCCAA ACCCGACCAGATCGGCAGACATTGTATTGGAGTGCCACGTGGCCAAGGGAGGTTGAAAGTTTAGCAAGGCAGTTTTTACGTAACCCATATAAG GTAATCATTGGATCAGCAAGCCTTAAAGCAAACCAATCCATAAACCAAGTTGTTGAAGTTGTGACGGAGGTGGAGAAATACAATAG GCTGATCAAATTGCTCAAAGAAGCAATGGTTGGGAGCAGAATTCTGATATTTGTGGAGACGAAAAAGGGATGTGACTACGTTACTAAACAATTGAGGATGGATGGATGGCCAGCTCTATCCATCCATGGTGATAAAAACCAGACTGAAAGGGACTGGGTCTTGGCTGAGTTTAAAAGTGGCAGGAACCCAATAATGACTGCCACCGATGTGGCTGCGCGGGGTCTTG ATGTGAAGGACATAAAATGTGTGATCAATTATGATTTTCCATCAAGCCTTGAGGATTATGTCCACAGGATTGGAAGAACTGGACGTGCAGGAGCAACAGGAACTGCTTTAACCTTTTTCACGCACGCAAACGCAAAATTCGCTAGGGATCTAATTAAGATCCTTCAAGATGCAGGTCAGGTTGTGAGCCCCGCATTGGCTGCAATGGCCCGATCAAGTGGTAGTTTCGGAG GATCCGGAGGGAACTTCCGCAATAGAGGACGAGGAGGAGGATTTGGGAACCGGGGCATGATTTCTGGTTCAAATACCGTTCCTATCGGTTACAAGAGACCTTGGTAG